From a region of the Brevibacterium siliguriense genome:
- the dop gene encoding depupylase/deamidase Dop, giving the protein MLRVRRVMGAETEFGLSQPGNPRANPMRDSARVVDAYAGPRGLKSSQNFWDFATESPLADARGFFMNIADADTSQLTHIPQDDVEAQYLANVVTENGARYYVDHAHPEYSSPEVLTPRDIVTFDRAGDLVALESVRTLEKSAEPVNLYKNNTDSKGASYGAHENYLVDRSTDFDDIVAALIPFFVTRQILCGSGRVGIGREGEGKGFQISSRADFFEAEVGLETTLRRPIVNTRDEPHADPAKYRRLHVIIGDATLAEPATFVRFGSTSLVLGLIEAGLAPRIELADSLQSLWDVSHDLSLTAPLPLTDGTTLTALEIQERFYSACLEHADPDDSATIEVLAEWRRFLDGLSTDPKTLADSIDWVAKLVLLESYRSREDIDWDHPKLALIDVQYHDVRPEKGLFHKLERAGRIRRMTTDAEVEAAVINAPDGTRAFLRSVAVSRLGEALVAASWDSLVLNAGAFGVVRLPMHEPLKGTRELLADRVEGIETAEGLLKALGVDRLTVKND; this is encoded by the coding sequence ATGCTCAGAGTCAGGCGCGTCATGGGAGCCGAGACGGAGTTCGGTCTCAGCCAGCCCGGCAACCCGCGAGCGAACCCGATGCGGGATTCGGCACGTGTCGTCGACGCCTACGCCGGGCCGCGCGGACTGAAGTCGTCTCAGAACTTCTGGGACTTCGCCACAGAGTCCCCGCTGGCCGATGCGCGCGGCTTCTTCATGAACATCGCCGATGCAGATACTTCGCAGCTGACCCATATCCCTCAAGACGACGTCGAAGCCCAGTATCTGGCGAATGTCGTCACCGAGAACGGCGCCCGCTACTACGTCGACCACGCCCATCCCGAATACTCCTCTCCGGAAGTGCTCACCCCACGCGATATCGTGACCTTCGACCGGGCCGGTGACCTTGTGGCTCTGGAGTCGGTGCGGACGCTTGAGAAGAGCGCGGAACCGGTCAATCTGTATAAGAACAACACCGACTCCAAGGGAGCCTCCTACGGTGCTCATGAGAACTACCTCGTCGATCGGTCGACGGACTTCGACGACATCGTGGCAGCACTGATTCCGTTCTTCGTCACCCGACAGATCCTGTGCGGATCGGGAAGAGTCGGCATCGGTCGCGAAGGAGAGGGCAAGGGCTTCCAGATCTCGTCCCGTGCGGACTTCTTCGAAGCCGAAGTGGGCCTCGAGACGACCCTGCGCCGCCCCATCGTCAACACTCGCGACGAACCGCACGCCGATCCCGCGAAGTACCGTCGACTGCACGTGATCATCGGCGACGCCACTCTCGCGGAGCCCGCGACGTTCGTCCGCTTCGGCTCGACCTCCCTCGTCCTCGGACTCATCGAGGCAGGACTGGCGCCGCGGATCGAACTCGCTGATTCCCTGCAGTCGCTGTGGGACGTCAGCCACGACCTCAGCCTGACCGCTCCGCTGCCCCTGACCGACGGAACGACACTCACAGCGTTGGAGATCCAGGAGCGGTTCTATTCCGCCTGCCTCGAACACGCGGATCCCGACGACTCGGCCACAATCGAGGTGCTCGCCGAATGGCGTCGCTTCCTCGACGGACTCTCGACCGACCCGAAGACCCTGGCCGACTCCATCGACTGGGTCGCCAAATTGGTGTTGCTCGAGAGCTACCGATCACGGGAGGACATCGACTGGGACCACCCGAAGCTGGCCCTCATCGACGTTCAATACCACGATGTGCGCCCGGAGAAGGGCCTGTTCCACAAGCTCGAACGTGCCGGACGCATCCGCCGGATGACCACCGACGCCGAGGTCGAAGCCGCCGTGATCAACGCCCCGGACGGGACCCGTGCGTTCCTGCGTTCCGTGGCAGTCAGCCGCCTCGGCGAGGCACTGGTGGCCGCAAGCTGGGATTCCCTCGTGCTCAATGCGGGAGCCTTCGGCGTGGTGCGCCTGCCCATGCACGAACCGCTCAAGGGCACTCGCGAACTGCTCGCCGATCGGGTAGAGGGAATCGAGACCGCCGAGGGCCTGCTGAAGGCACTCGGAGTGGATAGACTGACAGTGAAGAACGACTGA
- a CDS encoding ubiquitin-like protein Pup has protein sequence MSSQEQVQSDKSSGGGDAPVDPPEAVQGQINTQNVDSILDEIDGVLESNAEEFVKNFVQKGGQ, from the coding sequence ATGAGCTCGCAGGAACAGGTCCAGAGCGACAAATCGTCCGGTGGGGGAGACGCCCCTGTCGATCCGCCGGAGGCCGTGCAGGGACAGATCAACACTCAGAACGTAGATTCCATCCTTGACGAGATCGACGGTGTACTCGAATCGAACGCGGAGGAATTCGTCAAGAACTTCGTGCAGAAGGGCGGCCAATGA
- the prcB gene encoding proteasome subunit beta: protein MAGFPPAFLSSTSNSFVELARSLAPEVLPHPGARDLAEQSPEGTTIICFRTASGILMAGDRRATIGNLIASHSMEKVKAADDYSVIGIAGAAGVALDLIRLFQLELEHYEKIEGARLSLNGKANRLAAMLRGNLGLAMQGLSVVPLFAGVDESRPKGQIFSFDVTGGKYEEHRFHSIGSGSGFARGALKKLWRPGLDAASAISVAVEALFDASDDDSATGGPDFVRQIAPTIFTVDLDNGVTEVDSAIVLDTATEVVARRTATAR from the coding sequence ATGGCAGGGTTCCCTCCTGCATTCTTGAGTTCGACGAGCAATTCGTTCGTCGAACTCGCCCGCTCCCTGGCGCCCGAAGTGCTGCCGCACCCCGGTGCACGGGATCTGGCCGAACAGTCCCCGGAGGGCACGACGATCATCTGCTTCCGCACGGCCAGCGGAATCCTCATGGCCGGTGACCGCAGGGCGACGATCGGCAACCTCATCGCCTCGCACTCGATGGAGAAGGTCAAAGCCGCCGACGACTATTCCGTCATCGGCATCGCCGGCGCTGCAGGTGTCGCCCTCGACCTCATCCGGCTCTTCCAACTCGAACTCGAACACTACGAGAAGATCGAAGGCGCCCGCCTCTCGCTCAACGGCAAAGCCAACCGTCTCGCGGCGATGCTGCGCGGAAACCTCGGCCTGGCGATGCAGGGACTCTCCGTCGTCCCGTTGTTCGCCGGAGTCGACGAATCACGACCGAAGGGCCAGATCTTCAGCTTCGACGTCACCGGCGGAAAGTACGAAGAGCACCGGTTCCACTCCATCGGCTCCGGTTCCGGCTTCGCCCGCGGGGCACTGAAGAAGCTGTGGCGCCCCGGCCTCGACGCCGCCTCGGCGATCTCAGTGGCCGTCGAAGCCCTCTTCGACGCCTCCGACGACGACTCGGCGACCGGCGGACCGGATTTCGTCCGCCAGATCGCCCCGACGATCTTCACAGTCGACCTCGACAACGGGGTCACCGAAGTCGATTCGGCAATCGTCCTGGACACCGCCACCGAGGTCGTCGCCCGGCGCACGGCCACCGCCCGGTGA
- the prcA gene encoding proteasome subunit alpha, which yields MSQAPFYVSPEQLMKDRADFARKGIARGRSVVVMRFDAGILLLAENPSPTLHKIAEIYDRIGFAAVGKYNEFETLRQAGVRYADLRGYSYDRTDVTARGLTNAYAQTLAGVFTTESKPFEVELVVAELGLIPETDQLYRLSYDGSVIDETEHVAIGGQADAITASLAGVRSSQMTLREVFNHGVAALGAATQATLATDALEAAVLDRTTTKQRTFRRLDDAAMSELRED from the coding sequence ATGAGTCAGGCACCGTTCTACGTCTCGCCCGAACAGCTGATGAAGGATCGGGCGGACTTCGCCCGCAAGGGAATCGCCCGGGGTCGGTCCGTCGTCGTCATGCGCTTCGACGCAGGGATCCTGCTGCTGGCGGAGAACCCGTCACCGACGCTGCACAAGATCGCTGAGATCTACGACCGGATCGGCTTCGCCGCCGTCGGCAAGTACAACGAGTTCGAGACCCTGCGTCAGGCCGGAGTCCGCTACGCCGACCTGCGCGGATACTCCTACGACCGCACCGACGTCACCGCTCGCGGGCTGACGAACGCCTACGCGCAGACACTGGCAGGAGTCTTCACCACCGAATCGAAGCCCTTCGAGGTCGAACTCGTCGTCGCGGAACTCGGACTCATCCCGGAGACCGACCAACTCTATCGGCTCAGCTACGACGGTTCGGTCATCGACGAAACCGAGCATGTGGCCATCGGCGGTCAGGCCGATGCGATCACAGCATCTCTGGCAGGGGTGCGCAGCTCTCAGATGACTCTGCGCGAAGTGTTCAACCACGGTGTGGCCGCCTTGGGGGCCGCAACCCAGGCGACCCTGGCCACCGACGCACTCGAGGCCGCAGTCCTCGACCGCACGACGACGAAGCAGCGGACATTCCGCCGCCTCGACGACGCGGCGATGAGCGAACTTCGGGAGGACTGA